Below is a window of Cydia strobilella chromosome 8, ilCydStro3.1, whole genome shotgun sequence DNA.
CACAAAGTCGTAGTAAAATAACTGGGTACTTTTTTCCCCTATCCTATCGAAAGCAGGGACCGAATTccggtatattttttatacaaattaacgtattcaatttcggtaCCTCTGTTGTTTATGTTCGagtatattttcatttcatttagctAATCTGAAAACTCATAGTCCTTACCTAAATAACATTCTAGATTATCAAAGAAACATTTATTCTAATTGCTatgtgatattttgattttttgttaCACCTGGGTGTTTTCAGAAAAACTGGTACTTTTGAAGGGTAtctacacggaaagaacatgtctagttgatgtctagtcactttgacaacattttgagttattgcGGTTTGAACGGAACGAGGTGTTTTTAAAGCGAGACAAAaaggagttatatttataattgcagtGGTAACAGAAGTTGTAACTATAGTttattaagagctctacatgtcattttccaaaaaaagtgacgacatgttctttccgtgtacccttcatttacttttttagaaaaatcatcaacttttgggtaatttcgagtcggactcgcacacgaagggttccgtaccattacggaaaaaaacagcaaaatcacgtttgttgtatgggagccccatttaaatatttatattattctgtttttagtatttgttgttatagcggcaacagaaatacatcatctgtgaaaatttcaactgtctagctatcacggttcatgagatacagcctggtgacagacagacggacagcggagtcttagtaatagggtcccgtttttaccctttgggtatggaaccctaaaaaagtgtccccagtttttgggtgtcagttttgaaACACAATTCCcccaatgagggcgccactggacggtcgacCCATTGGAAATAACCTAACTGGACGCGGAAATAACATACCTACCAGCCTACCACCTACCTATCTCACCTTTCTCCTTCCCAGCAACAATTGTCCTGAAAAGGGAGACCTACTAACCCCTTACACAGATTATATGTATAATGCCCCTCATAAGGAATGTTCGGACAGGGTTGCTTTCATTAGATTCAGTATCAAAATTCAAAACACCGACGTCACCGACACAATAGCCATATATGCGAATTTTAATGATATTCATGTTGCTTGTTCTACTAATTGTAATATCTTCAAAGTAGggcattgcttattattacgtAATAACAAAGAGTATAGAGGGTTACTATCatcgtaaattttgtagtcacagtaaattgactgccatctatccacacaaaactaaaaatgtacttataaaaaaacaaaaaaaatgcatatacatggataattttatttttttagaatcacatatgactgacccatgttctttcactgatatgtgttaaaattgttaaatatcaaacggtgtcgtcaacgccatctacccgAGTTTAGGCCAAAGGTTTGGCGacatctattcgagtataacttttcCTTaattttccgaggcacgtttttagggttccgtatttacttactttacttatcttatatggagttacatataataaatgtcataatgAAACTGTCAATTTATGGAATTAGGAATGGGAGGAATGTGGCTTTAAAAAagatataagtaggtaatcaCTAGGTTTAATAAGAAATACATTACTTCATCATCCATTCGCATCATTAACAGTTTAGGTGCTCTTGGCGAGGGTCTCTGCCTTGGCTACAACTTCCTCGATGGGCCCGACCATGTAGAACGCGACCTCAGGCAGGTGATCAAACTCGCCCTGCAGGATCTTAGAGAAGCCCTTGATGGTCTCCTCGAGCGGCACCAGCTTGCCGGCGTGGCCAGTGAACACCTCGGCCACCTGGAAGGGCTGCGACAGGAACCTCTGGATCTTGCGCGCGCGCGACACCGTCAGCTTGTCCTCCTCGGACAACTCGTCCATACCCAGGATGGCGATGATGTCCTGGAGCGACTTGTAGTCCTGCAGGATCTTCTGCACGTCACGGGCCACGTTGTAGTGCTCGGCGCCGATGATGTTGGGGTCCATGATACGGGAGGTGGAGTCGAGAGGGTCCACAGCGGGGTAGATGCCCAGCTCGGCGATGGCACGTGACAGCACAGTCGTGGCGTCCAAGTGAGCAAAGGTGGTGGCTGGGGCGGGATCGGTCAAGTCATCAGCGGGCACGTAGATGGCCTGTACTGAGGTGATGGAGCCCTTCTTGGTGGTGGTGATTCTCTCCTGCATAGTTCCCATGTCAGTGGCCAAGGTCGGCTGGTAACCCACAGCAGATGGGATACGACCCAGCAGGGCAGACACTTCAGAACCAGCCTGAGTGAAACGGAAGATGTTGTCAATGAAGAGCAGCACGTCCTGACCCTCCTGGTCACGGAAATACTCAGCCACAGTGAGACCGGTAAGGGCGACACGGGCACGAGCGCCTGGGGGCTCATTCATCTGACCATACACCAGTGACACCTTGGAGGTCTTGTCCTTGAGGGAGATGACACCAGACTCAATCATTTCCTGGTACAGATCGTTACCCTCGCGTGTGCGCTCGCCCACGCCGGCGAACACTGAGTAACCACCGTGAGCCTTGGCCACGTTGTTAATGAGCTCCATGATGAGTACGGTCTTGCCGACACCAGCGCCGCCGAACAGGCCGATCTTTCCTCCCTTGGCGTACGGCGCCAGCAGGTCCACGACCTTGATGCCGGTGACCAGGATCTCTTGCTCCACGCTCATGTCCACGAACTCTGGCGCCTCGGCGTGGATGGCGGCCCTCTTGTCGGTTGGGATGGGGCCGCGCTCGTCGATGGGCTCGCCGATCACGTTCATGATGCGCCCGAGCGTCTCCACGCCCACGGGGATGCGGATGGGTGAACCGGAGTCGTGCACGGCCTGTCCGCGTACCAAACCCTCCGTACCGTCCATGGCGATGGTGCGCACCGTGTTCTCTCCCAAGTGCTGCGCCACCTCCAGCACAAGCCGGGGCTGCCTGTTCTGCACTTCCAGGGCATTGAGGATGGGAGGCAGGTTGTCTTCAAACTGTACGTCTACAACGGCACCGATGACAGCTACCACCTTACCTTGCCCCTTGCCTGCGGCCTTCGCTGCATAATCCCTCTTGTTGACGGCCGAGACAGCAGCAATTTTGCCGCATTCTGTGACGGCCTTTTCGGCAACAGACTTGGCTGCTAAGAAGCCGCTTCCAACCCTACTTACTGCCCCCAACATCGTCGATTATTCAGAGCACTTGGGTGAGGAATAATCGGCGGCCGGAATTATGTAACGTGAACACGACCGATGGCAGAAAATCTCGGTCAtagacaaaaatataaaatatatatcgtTATCTAACACCACCCACTTCCGTCAGActatgaaaaaataatataagccaAAAACCCTTCACTGTAAAAGCTTTGATAAATCAGTATATTGACAGtagattttgttaattttttatttataagaactTGTGGATAGGTACATGACTTCATTTTACATAAATTTACATGAGATCCTTgccatatattatactactctttgtcCTTGCCTCAATCtgcaaaagattttttttgaacGCAACTTAAagacaataaactttttttctgAATTGTCACTGTCAGCTGTACTTCTTTGTCAAAACTGTCAATTAATAAGTCAATGTCAAATTGAGATTTGATGATTTGATTCACAATTTCGCATTGGATTTCTTCCGATCAGAATAATGTGTTTttaattctaatatttttaacaCAGCGCCTGAACAAACAAAATGTTTAGAAGTCGTATTTTATCCCGAGTTAGTAGAGCTTTTTTCTTCGGATAAATGTCTGCTACACCGTAATATTAGACTTATAAATGTGCTTTTATATCTTTCCAGGTTCTATGGCAACAGCGttttcacattaaaaattatGCAAAGCCAAGGCCTGTCATTAGTGTTGTCACCGGGATTTCTCCAGTGAGGCAACAGAGTACAGTAGCAGTAGAAGATAGCTATGTAAAGAAATTCATGAAAGCTGTTGGATGGATGGACCAGTCCAGGACAGTAagcgctacttgcaccatcccactaacccagggttaaccagttaaacatggagttaccatggtaaccagtacaatttgacactgtgtTAAGTGttcaaccggttaaccccgggttagtgggatggtgcaagtgttatgaatttgaatttgaaaaccgttttttttgtttaataatagagataatataaaagaaattatgttttatttcgtagcagaaaaataatgttttttgtcCTTGCAGCGTTTAAAACTTACAGGTTATTTTCTCTATGAAAGTGTGCCAGACAAAGTAGCATACATGGAATGGTTTGAAAATCTGAATCTGCCTGACACATTCGCCACATGGTTCACAATAACAGAGCTGCATGTGTGGCTGCTGCTGGTCCGTTACATGGCGGAAGATGTTGTGCCCAGTACAGAAAAGAAGGAGAAATATATCAAAGGGGATGGATCTTTTGTTAGAAACTGTATAATCGAGGCACTGTGGGCTGATGTTGGTAATAGGATTAAGTTGTTGGAGGTAATTgtagtataaaatatttaattgatatttatgttaggatacaataaatttattttattttatttatttataataaattcttaaacAGAAATattggacattcttacacaaatttactaagccctacagtaagctcaagaaagcttgtgttgtggccTGTGGcctgtgggtactcagacaatgatgtATATAATCAAGGAGCGGAAATCTCATAGCAGAAATCAAACCTCAAGAGGGATTGGCCATAGGGGTTTCATCGACAATTGCAATTATCTATGTTATCAAATCTTTTCGCATTTTACCGAGACCACCTTTTTACATTATTCTGTTACATTTGACCTCTGCATctccatattaaaataaatcactTCAACATTACATATGTCATTTATGTTACTTTCATTAGTCATTCCGGTGCCGTGTAGCTAAAATGGTTAATCCTAAAAGAAAAATGATAAACAAACTGATAAAGAAATATTCTTGTCTAAGTTACAATGCAGATTATGCCACTACCTATGCTCTAATTGTGGAGTTCATTTAAAACAACTAAAGaagcataaaataaatgtattttctgttttatcaATTATTTTGCTAATCGAAAAGTCTAATTTCATTACTTAAATGTCTTAAATGATGTTGTGTTAAGTAACAAATATTGATCGATAGTCGATAAAACACAGTAGTCAATCCCTCTTTACATTTAATTTCTGCTATGAGA
It encodes the following:
- the LOC134743639 gene encoding ATP synthase subunit beta, mitochondrial-like, with product MLGAVSRVGSGFLAAKSVAEKAVTECGKIAAVSAVNKRDYAAKAAGKGQGKVVAVIGAVVDVQFEDNLPPILNALEVQNRQPRLVLEVAQHLGENTVRTIAMDGTEGLVRGQAVHDSGSPIRIPVGVETLGRIMNVIGEPIDERGPIPTDKRAAIHAEAPEFVDMSVEQEILVTGIKVVDLLAPYAKGGKIGLFGGAGVGKTVLIMELINNVAKAHGGYSVFAGVGERTREGNDLYQEMIESGVISLKDKTSKVSLVYGQMNEPPGARARVALTGLTVAEYFRDQEGQDVLLFIDNIFRFTQAGSEVSALLGRIPSAVGYQPTLATDMGTMQERITTTKKGSITSVQAIYVPADDLTDPAPATTFAHLDATTVLSRAIAELGIYPAVDPLDSTSRIMDPNIIGAEHYNVARDVQKILQDYKSLQDIIAILGMDELSEEDKLTVSRARKIQRFLSQPFQVAEVFTGHAGKLVPLEETIKGFSKILQGEFDHLPEVAFYMVGPIEEVVAKAETLAKST
- the LOC134743642 gene encoding ubiquinol-cytochrome-c reductase complex assembly factor 1: MFRSRILSRVLWQQRFHIKNYAKPRPVISVVTGISPVRQQSTVAVEDSYVKKFMKAVGWMDQSRTRLKLTGYFLYESVPDKVAYMEWFENLNLPDTFATWFTITELHVWLLLVRYMAEDVVPSTEKKEKYIKGDGSFVRNCIIEALWADVGNRIKLLEGANPAIARKQVSELSEQFQAALVGYDEGLSDDRLLAAAVWRRFYSMSEDTQVEHVERIVHFIRHQLKVLDKIPSDDLKWKPEITWLSILKH